The Novipirellula caenicola genome contains a region encoding:
- the csrA gene encoding carbon storage regulator CsrA has protein sequence MLVLSRKAGETICIGDAIEVTVMEIRGERVRIGIKAPQPIPVHRSEVMDRIVKAAIHGGTE, from the coding sequence ATGTTAGTTTTAAGCAGGAAAGCGGGCGAGACCATTTGCATCGGCGATGCGATCGAAGTAACCGTGATGGAAATCCGGGGCGAGCGAGTTCGCATCGGGATCAAAGCACCACAACCGATCCCGGTACACCGGTCCGAGGTGATGGACCGGATCGTCAAAGCGGCAATCCATGGCGGTACCGAATGA
- a CDS encoding GTPase domain-containing protein: MEANAIGVSVGVEVIRRTVPSGLKWLSAYARGVEMLIVGPGDVGKTSISDYLQFGMLETYQQHEKTLEIQNSKTFQISIGRDEALKLRVRRTIDVPGQTGPVEHANLVRERRPHCVLIVLDSSKPIDTVSRWLSPFCERLDHIYREDSRLLKKNRGLFVALNKRDAVRRTTDFDARQRHVKKCLVNGLGDVIGKQSAKAIPVMPTIAVQSRDGSELLDSLIRKVAKQVSR, translated from the coding sequence ATGGAAGCAAACGCTATCGGAGTAAGTGTTGGCGTCGAAGTAATTCGACGTACTGTCCCCAGTGGACTCAAATGGCTTTCAGCATATGCTCGCGGTGTCGAAATGCTGATCGTCGGCCCCGGAGATGTAGGCAAGACAAGCATTTCAGACTACCTTCAATTTGGTATGCTGGAAACTTATCAGCAACATGAAAAAACGCTGGAAATACAGAATTCAAAAACATTTCAAATCTCGATTGGGCGAGACGAAGCACTGAAGCTCCGTGTCAGGCGTACTATTGACGTCCCTGGACAGACTGGCCCAGTAGAACACGCGAATCTCGTGCGTGAACGTCGCCCTCATTGCGTGCTAATCGTGCTAGACAGTAGTAAGCCAATCGACACTGTGTCCCGATGGCTCAGCCCCTTTTGCGAACGATTGGACCACATTTATCGTGAAGACAGTCGGCTTCTTAAAAAAAATCGCGGGCTGTTCGTCGCTCTCAACAAACGAGATGCTGTTCGGCGGACGACTGACTTCGACGCTAGACAACGCCACGTAAAGAAATGTTTGGTAAACGGGCTTGGCGATGTGATAGGTAAACAGTCAGCAAAAGCTATTCCAGTAATGCCGACAATTGCGGTACAAAGTAGAGATGGTTCCGAACTGTTGGATTCATTGATTCGAAAAGTCGCAAAACAAGTTTCGCGATGA